The Carnobacterium divergens genome includes a window with the following:
- a CDS encoding MFS transporter, protein MEATSYKGTNKLIVGIVFGVITYWLFAQSMVNVVPAVQQDLGISLSILNVGISMTALFSGIFIAVTGGLADKIGRVKMTYLGFILSIVGSLLLIICQGTFLLIVARIIQGLSAACIMPATLALMKTYFEGADRQRALSYWSIGSWGGSGICSFAGGGIATYLGWRWIFVFSIVIALIGMILIKGTPESKVARSETETSFDYGGLVTFIVSMVALNLVITRGGQFGWTSLTTLILAGVFLLFVSLFFYIENRKANGFIDFSLFKEKKYLGATLSNFLLNAVAGTLAVGSMYVQEGRGLTSFQAGLLSLGYLACVLITIRIGEKLLQKMGAKKPMVIGSILAAVGVIMMSLTFVEGMTFHVVYFLGFALLGTGLGVYATPSTDTAISSAPLDKVGMASGVYKMASSLGGSFGVAISVAVYAIVKNTSGIETAGMVGLLTNVFFCLVSLVAIVVVVPNHE, encoded by the coding sequence AGCAGTCCAGCAAGATTTAGGGATTTCGTTGAGTATTTTAAATGTAGGCATTAGTATGACTGCTTTATTTTCTGGTATTTTTATTGCGGTGACAGGTGGATTAGCCGATAAAATAGGTCGTGTGAAAATGACGTATTTAGGGTTTATTTTAAGTATAGTAGGTTCACTTTTATTGATTATATGTCAAGGAACATTTTTGTTGATTGTTGCGCGAATTATTCAAGGATTATCTGCAGCGTGTATTATGCCGGCAACGTTAGCCTTAATGAAAACCTATTTTGAAGGTGCTGATCGTCAGCGAGCATTAAGTTACTGGTCGATTGGCTCGTGGGGAGGCTCTGGAATTTGTTCATTTGCTGGTGGTGGGATTGCAACTTATCTAGGTTGGCGATGGATTTTTGTTTTTTCAATCGTGATAGCATTGATTGGGATGATTCTAATTAAAGGAACTCCCGAGAGTAAGGTTGCGCGTTCGGAGACAGAGACATCATTTGATTATGGGGGACTCGTGACCTTTATTGTTTCGATGGTGGCCTTGAATCTAGTGATTACCCGTGGTGGACAATTTGGTTGGACAAGTTTGACTACCTTGATTTTAGCAGGCGTCTTTTTACTATTTGTCAGTCTTTTTTTCTATATTGAAAATCGCAAAGCAAATGGCTTTATCGATTTTTCACTTTTTAAAGAAAAGAAATACCTAGGTGCAACGTTGTCTAATTTCCTTTTAAATGCGGTAGCAGGAACGTTAGCTGTTGGGAGTATGTATGTACAAGAAGGCCGAGGATTAACCTCCTTTCAAGCAGGGTTATTGTCGCTAGGCTACCTAGCTTGTGTGCTGATAACCATTCGAATTGGTGAAAAATTGTTACAAAAAATGGGAGCAAAAAAACCAATGGTTATCGGTTCTATTTTAGCCGCAGTAGGAGTGATTATGATGAGTCTTACATTTGTTGAAGGAATGACTTTTCATGTAGTTTATTTTCTAGGATTTGCCTTATTGGGAACAGGGCTAGGAGTCTACGCTACTCCATCAACAGACACAGCCATTTCAAGTGCACCGTTAGATAAAGTTGGTATGGCTTCAGGTGTCTATAAAATGGCAAGCTCGTTAGGCGGTTCGTTTGGTGTGGCTATTTCAGTTGCAGTCTATGCAATTGTTAAAAACACTTCAGGAATTGAAACGGCTGGGATGGTAGGATTGCTAACGAATGTCTTCTTTTGTTTAGTGTCTTTAGTAGCCATTGTAGTCGTTGTACCAAACCATGAATAA